In a single window of the Phaeobacter sp. G2 genome:
- a CDS encoding ABC transporter transmembrane domain-containing protein codes for MARNKAAPTTEEDRESSREIGVLGALWPFMRPYWLLMFAATCALVLTAGLSLTLPLAVRRVVDNFRISESALLNQYFMAALVIAALLAVGTGLRYALVTRLGERVVSDIRKAVFDRVIGMSPAFFEKIMTGEVLSRITTDTTLIQSVLGSSVSIALRNLLIFIGGMVLMLLTSAKLTGLVLLIVPAVIVPIMVLGRRLRGISRENQDWIAASSGNAGEALGAVQTVQAFTHENASRAQFSKMTETAFDVSITRIKTRAYLTVIVIFLVFSGIVGVLWMGANDVRAGLMSEGTLIQFVIYAVLVAGSVAALSEIWSELQRAAGATERLIELLNATDTVKDPKAAKTLSQPVQGEITFEDVSFAYPSRPGVQALNEVNLTVRPGETVAFVGPSGAGKTTIIQMIQRFYDPDKGAILLDGVALPDLQRDDFRQYLAMVPQDPVIFAASARENIRFGRPDATDAEVEAAAAAAAAHEFISNLPEGYDSFVGERGVMLSGGQKQRIAIARAILRDAPVLLLDEATSALDAESERLVQAAVDELSQSRTTLIVAHRLATVKKADRIVVMEEGQVVATGTHEALVAEGGLYARLARLQFTDGLAAE; via the coding sequence ATGGCGCGAAATAAGGCAGCTCCGACAACAGAAGAAGACCGCGAGAGTTCTCGCGAAATCGGGGTTCTTGGAGCCTTGTGGCCTTTTATGCGCCCCTATTGGCTGTTGATGTTTGCGGCCACCTGCGCCCTGGTCTTGACGGCGGGTTTGTCTCTGACGCTGCCCCTGGCGGTGCGCCGGGTGGTGGATAATTTTCGGATCTCCGAAAGCGCGCTGCTCAATCAGTATTTTATGGCCGCTTTGGTCATCGCGGCTTTGTTGGCTGTGGGGACCGGGCTGCGCTATGCGCTGGTGACCCGATTGGGTGAGCGCGTGGTGTCGGATATTCGCAAGGCCGTCTTTGACCGTGTTATCGGCATGAGCCCGGCCTTTTTTGAAAAGATCATGACCGGTGAAGTGCTGAGCCGTATCACCACCGATACCACCCTGATCCAATCGGTTCTGGGCTCTTCGGTATCCATTGCCCTGCGCAACCTGTTGATCTTTATTGGTGGCATGGTGCTGATGCTGCTGACCTCGGCCAAACTGACCGGTCTGGTTTTGCTGATTGTCCCAGCGGTCATCGTGCCGATCATGGTTTTGGGGCGTCGTTTGCGGGGCATTAGCCGCGAGAACCAGGACTGGATCGCGGCCTCCTCTGGCAATGCAGGCGAAGCGCTGGGCGCGGTGCAGACGGTGCAGGCCTTCACCCATGAAAACGCCAGCCGTGCGCAGTTTTCCAAAATGACCGAGACCGCGTTTGATGTTTCGATCACGCGGATCAAAACCCGTGCCTATCTGACCGTTATTGTGATTTTCCTGGTTTTCTCGGGTATTGTTGGGGTGCTGTGGATGGGCGCCAATGATGTGCGCGCCGGACTGATGAGCGAAGGCACCCTGATCCAGTTTGTGATCTATGCGGTGTTGGTTGCCGGATCCGTGGCGGCGCTGTCGGAAATCTGGAGCGAGCTGCAACGCGCCGCCGGGGCCACCGAGCGGCTGATTGAACTGCTGAACGCAACGGATACCGTAAAGGATCCCAAGGCAGCCAAGACCCTGTCCCAGCCTGTCCAGGGTGAGATCACCTTTGAGGATGTTAGCTTTGCCTACCCGTCCCGCCCCGGGGTACAGGCCTTGAATGAGGTAAACTTGACGGTGCGCCCAGGTGAAACGGTTGCGTTTGTCGGTCCGTCAGGCGCGGGTAAAACTACCATCATCCAGATGATCCAGCGGTTTTATGATCCCGACAAGGGGGCAATCTTGCTGGATGGTGTCGCGCTGCCGGATTTGCAGCGCGATGATTTCCGCCAGTATCTGGCCATGGTGCCCCAGGATCCGGTGATCTTTGCCGCATCCGCTCGCGAAAATATCCGCTTTGGTCGCCCCGATGCGACGGATGCTGAGGTCGAGGCCGCAGCGGCGGCAGCGGCGGCGCATGAGTTCATCTCAAACCTGCCCGAGGGCTATGACAGCTTTGTTGGCGAGCGCGGTGTGATGCTGTCGGGGGGGCAGAAACAGCGGATCGCCATTGCCCGTGCCATCCTGCGTGATGCGCCGGTTCTGCTGCTGGATGAGGCCACCTCGGCGCTGGATGCCGAAAGCGAGCGTTTGGTGCAGGCCGCAGTGGATGAGCTGAGCCAAAGCCGCACAACTTTGATCGTCGCGCACCGTCTTGCCACGGTTAAAAAGGCCGACCGTATTGTCGTTATGGAAGAAGGCCAGGTGGTCGCCACCGGCACCCATGAGGCGCTGGTCGCCGAAGGTGGGCTTTATGCCCGGTTGGCGCGGTTGCAGTTTACCGACGGGCTGGCCGCAGAATAG
- a CDS encoding cytochrome P450 has product MTVTALPSIPVQDQITIAQLTENPYAIYKRLRAEAPVARIPSIQRILLTKAADTKHVKENWELFSSDDPRTPMTRAFQAQTLMRKDGEAHKRERNAMAPAFAPRNITGCWQELYTKVAQDYVGGLQRGDTVDLFTALAAPYAARCLTHLLGIPEATDPEMIRWSQALIDGAGNFGNAPELYERSDQANAEMNALFDTCVGRVKTAPDQSALSAMVNAEDPIEKSQIYSNIKIAIGGGINEPRDALLTILYGLLTNPDQLEACKAEGLWNAAFEEGVRWVAPIQASSRLVMEDTEIRGHAIAKGEVVMTAQASACHDEDLYDRPDEFNLFRPKTSHQAFGNGPHFCQGTHIARRMLAQIILPMLFDRFPNMRLPEPDAVKFWGFGFRGPLSLPVTLN; this is encoded by the coding sequence ATGACCGTAACTGCTTTGCCGTCGATCCCTGTGCAGGATCAGATCACCATCGCGCAGCTGACGGAAAATCCCTATGCGATCTACAAACGGTTGCGCGCCGAAGCACCGGTCGCGCGTATTCCCAGCATTCAACGGATCTTGCTGACCAAAGCGGCCGACACCAAACATGTCAAAGAAAACTGGGAGCTGTTCAGCTCGGATGATCCGCGCACCCCGATGACCCGGGCTTTTCAGGCTCAGACCCTGATGCGCAAGGATGGCGAGGCCCACAAACGTGAACGCAATGCCATGGCGCCGGCTTTTGCCCCCCGCAACATCACCGGATGCTGGCAAGAGCTCTATACCAAAGTGGCGCAGGACTATGTCGGAGGCTTGCAGCGTGGCGACACCGTTGATCTCTTTACTGCCCTGGCTGCGCCCTATGCGGCGCGCTGTCTGACGCATCTCCTGGGCATTCCAGAAGCCACAGACCCAGAGATGATCCGTTGGTCGCAGGCGTTGATTGACGGGGCTGGAAATTTTGGCAATGCGCCTGAGCTTTATGAACGCTCCGACCAGGCCAATGCAGAAATGAACGCGCTGTTTGATACCTGCGTCGGTCGGGTCAAAACCGCGCCGGACCAATCTGCCCTGTCAGCCATGGTGAACGCTGAAGATCCGATTGAGAAAAGCCAAATCTATTCCAATATCAAAATCGCGATTGGCGGTGGCATCAACGAGCCAAGGGACGCGCTGCTGACCATCCTCTATGGGTTGCTGACAAACCCAGATCAGCTGGAAGCCTGCAAAGCCGAGGGGCTTTGGAATGCCGCATTTGAGGAAGGTGTGCGTTGGGTTGCTCCGATTCAGGCCAGTTCGCGGCTGGTGATGGAAGACACCGAAATCCGCGGCCATGCCATCGCCAAGGGAGAGGTGGTGATGACAGCGCAGGCTTCGGCCTGTCACGATGAAGACCTGTATGACAGGCCTGATGAGTTCAATCTCTTTCGGCCCAAAACATCTCATCAGGCCTTTGGGAACGGTCCTCATTTCTGCCAAGGGACCCATATCGCCCGGCGGATGTTGGCACAGATCATTCTGCCAATGCTGTTCGACCGGTTCCCCAACATGCGGTTGCCGGAACCCGATGCGGTCAAGTTTTGGGGATTTGGCTTTCGCGGACCGCTCAGTCTACCGGTCACACTAAACTGA
- a CDS encoding acyl-CoA synthetase, which translates to MAFATIDDSIAMENEASWEERDNPVTLYQLLSRTTDKFPNNNAVSYQIFSGPTDKAETLSWSQLKDQVTQAANLFRELGIGEKDVVAYVLPNCNETLVTMLAGAVAGIVNPINPLLEPEQIASILRETKAKVVVTLKPFPKTDVAQKVVEAVRHAPGVNTVLEVDLNRYLTPPKSWIVPLVRPKLENKDKVAHADYKSLRGEMRKQPTTLTFADSTTDRVACYFHTGGTTGMPKVAQHKYSGMIYNGWIGSTLLYTENDNIMCPLPLFHVFACHVIIMASVASGAHVVFPTPQGYRGDGVFDNFWKLIERWKITFIITVPTAISAKMQRPVDADISTVKTAFSGSAPLPVELYRRFQDATGINIIEGYGLTEATCLVSCNPVDGEKKIGSIGITFPYTDVKIVKGTADGLVECGTDEVGEICISNPGVYAGHTYTEADKNVDLYYKDKYLRTGDLGRFDEDSYLWITGRAKDLIIRGGHNIDPAEIEEALLGHEAVAFAGAIGQPDAHSGELPCAFVELVEGAKTSAEELLEYCKVHVHERAAIPKHLTVMDELPKTAVGKIFKPDLRKHAITRVYNEALLKASCPARVVAVIDDKKRGLVAQLEANGASDGDVSAVLGGFTRPWEHMAAEAALAS; encoded by the coding sequence ATGGCATTTGCCACGATAGATGACAGCATTGCGATGGAGAACGAGGCGAGCTGGGAGGAGCGGGACAACCCGGTCACTCTGTATCAGTTGTTGTCACGTACAACAGACAAGTTTCCCAATAACAATGCGGTAAGCTATCAGATCTTTTCTGGTCCCACCGATAAGGCGGAAACCCTGAGCTGGAGCCAGCTTAAGGATCAAGTGACGCAAGCGGCCAATTTGTTCCGCGAGCTGGGTATCGGGGAAAAAGACGTGGTGGCCTATGTGCTGCCCAACTGTAACGAGACCCTTGTCACCATGCTGGCGGGGGCCGTTGCGGGGATCGTCAACCCGATCAACCCACTGTTGGAACCCGAACAGATTGCCTCAATCCTGCGCGAAACCAAGGCCAAGGTCGTGGTGACGCTGAAACCTTTCCCCAAGACTGACGTGGCACAGAAAGTGGTCGAGGCGGTGCGTCACGCACCGGGTGTGAATACTGTTCTGGAAGTGGATTTGAACCGCTACCTGACGCCGCCAAAATCCTGGATCGTGCCATTGGTGCGTCCCAAGTTGGAAAACAAAGATAAAGTCGCCCACGCTGATTACAAATCCCTGCGTGGCGAGATGCGCAAACAGCCAACCACACTGACCTTTGCCGACAGCACCACGGACCGTGTTGCCTGCTACTTCCATACTGGCGGCACCACCGGCATGCCCAAGGTCGCTCAGCACAAATACTCTGGTATGATCTACAACGGCTGGATCGGCAGCACGCTGCTATATACTGAGAACGACAACATCATGTGTCCGTTGCCACTGTTCCACGTCTTTGCCTGTCACGTCATTATCATGGCCTCGGTTGCCTCAGGCGCGCATGTGGTGTTCCCGACGCCACAGGGCTATCGTGGCGATGGGGTGTTCGATAATTTCTGGAAACTGATCGAGCGCTGGAAAATCACCTTTATCATCACCGTGCCCACGGCAATTTCGGCCAAGATGCAGCGCCCGGTGGATGCGGATATCTCGACGGTAAAAACCGCCTTTTCCGGCTCTGCACCGCTGCCGGTTGAGCTGTACCGCCGGTTTCAGGATGCCACCGGCATCAATATCATTGAAGGCTACGGTCTGACCGAGGCCACCTGTCTGGTGTCCTGTAACCCGGTCGATGGCGAGAAAAAGATCGGCTCGATCGGTATTACCTTCCCCTATACGGATGTGAAGATCGTCAAGGGAACTGCCGACGGGTTGGTGGAATGTGGCACCGATGAAGTGGGCGAGATCTGTATCTCCAACCCTGGTGTTTACGCAGGCCATACCTATACCGAGGCGGATAAAAACGTCGATCTCTACTATAAGGATAAATACCTGCGCACGGGGGATCTGGGGCGGTTTGACGAAGACAGCTACCTGTGGATCACTGGGCGCGCCAAGGATCTGATTATCCGTGGCGGTCACAACATTGATCCGGCTGAAATCGAAGAGGCGCTTTTGGGCCACGAGGCCGTTGCCTTTGCCGGTGCCATTGGCCAGCCAGACGCCCATTCGGGCGAACTGCCCTGTGCCTTTGTCGAACTTGTCGAGGGAGCTAAGACCTCAGCAGAGGAGCTGCTGGAGTATTGCAAGGTCCACGTGCATGAGCGCGCCGCCATTCCAAAACACCTGACGGTTATGGACGAGCTGCCCAAAACGGCGGTGGGCAAGATCTTCAAACCGGATCTGCGCAAACACGCCATAACCCGCGTCTATAACGAGGCCCTGCTGAAGGCGTCCTGTCCGGCGCGGGTCGTCGCTGTGATTGACGATAAAAAGCGCGGTCTGGTGGCGCAGCTGGAGGCCAATGGCGCCAGTGACGGTGACGTCTCCGCTGTGCTGGGCGGCTTTACCCGCCCTTGGGAACACATGGCCGCAGAGGCCGCTTTGGCCAGCTGA
- a CDS encoding alpha/beta hydrolase, with product MDYERLIDEETWAFIRKTGECYPEDAVALSIEEQRGVYNDMAREFLAPRPDLVTSEDRRVSDVPVRIYTAGDPSRTVLFCHGGGFVVGDLNSHDDVCAEICAQTGYRVVAVDYRLAPEHQHPAMFEDTWTALRWVVATYGKGVVLMGDSAGANLCAALAHAARADTELSSAVMGQVLIYGAFGGDINAGSYLEHAQAPMLTRDEILFYMDVRRPKGDLGPDPTFAPLQDKDFTGLPPTVLVSADCDPVRDDSRDYRDRIQAAGGKAYWINEPGLVHGFLRARHSVGRARDSFERISAAVEALGQGIWPYD from the coding sequence ATGGACTATGAGAGACTAATCGACGAAGAAACCTGGGCCTTCATCCGCAAGACCGGGGAGTGTTATCCCGAGGACGCTGTTGCGCTTAGCATTGAAGAGCAGCGCGGGGTTTACAATGATATGGCGCGGGAATTTCTGGCACCGCGCCCCGATCTGGTGACCAGCGAAGACCGCAGGGTGTCTGATGTGCCGGTGCGAATTTATACGGCGGGTGATCCCAGTCGCACGGTGCTGTTTTGTCATGGTGGCGGCTTTGTTGTGGGTGATCTCAACAGTCACGATGATGTCTGCGCCGAAATCTGCGCGCAAACCGGCTACCGCGTGGTTGCGGTCGACTATCGCCTGGCGCCAGAGCACCAGCACCCGGCCATGTTCGAAGACACCTGGACGGCGCTCAGATGGGTGGTTGCAACCTATGGCAAAGGCGTTGTCCTGATGGGCGATAGCGCCGGGGCCAATCTCTGTGCGGCGCTGGCCCATGCCGCACGGGCGGATACCGAACTGTCGTCGGCAGTTATGGGGCAGGTTTTGATCTACGGCGCCTTTGGAGGCGACATCAATGCCGGCTCCTATCTGGAGCACGCGCAGGCCCCCATGCTGACCCGTGACGAGATCCTCTTTTATATGGATGTGCGCCGCCCCAAAGGCGATCTGGGGCCGGATCCTACTTTCGCGCCGTTACAGGACAAGGATTTTACCGGTTTGCCGCCGACGGTTCTGGTCTCGGCGGATTGTGATCCGGTGCGCGATGATAGCCGGGACTACCGGGACCGGATCCAGGCAGCCGGGGGCAAGGCCTATTGGATCAACGAGCCGGGGCTGGTGCACGGGTTTCTGCGCGCCCGCCACTCGGTTGGGCGCGCGCGCGACAGTTTTGAGCGCATCTCAGCCGCGGTAGAGGCGCTGGGGCAGGGCATCTGGCCCTACGATTGA
- a CDS encoding response regulator, producing MTAPIRIMLIDDEKVDLMLYRRLFVQWSDEVETVVFSYAFEALEYLKDQTNAPVDAILLDINLPRMSGFEFLDELDFVFHKNVWPDLFVLSTSMDPRDRLRGLAHEKVRGFIEKPLTGEKLQEIIGVLAQD from the coding sequence CATCATGTTGATTGATGATGAAAAAGTTGACCTCATGCTGTACCGGCGTCTGTTTGTACAATGGAGCGATGAAGTGGAGACGGTTGTTTTCAGCTATGCCTTTGAAGCCTTGGAGTATCTGAAGGACCAAACCAACGCGCCGGTGGATGCCATTTTGCTGGATATAAATTTGCCGCGCATGAGCGGCTTTGAGTTCCTGGACGAGTTGGATTTTGTCTTCCACAAAAACGTCTGGCCTGATCTTTTTGTCTTGTCGACGTCAATGGACCCACGCGACCGTCTCCGGGGCCTGGCCCACGAGAAGGTGCGCGGATTTATAGAAAAGCCGCTGACAGGAGAGAAGCTTCAAGAAATCATAGGAGTTCTGGCACAAGACTAG
- a CDS encoding TRAP transporter substrate-binding protein yields MKRRNILKSAAAVALAIGLMPSTTLAQEVTLRLHQFLPAPATVPKHILKPWGAAVEERSGGRIKIEHFDSMALGGKPPGLIDQAVDGVADIVMTVVGYTPGRFPKTEVFELPFMMTNPVATSQAFQHLVETDLQEGEYKDMKVLGAWVHGPGVIHTTDGVTRPEDMEGVKMRGPTRVINDYLKELGAIPVGLPLPAIPEALSKGVVSGTVIPWEVTPAIKLSELVGNHTEFVGEESLYTATIVLVMNRAKYDSLPEDLRAAIDAESGQALSQMAAEVMWSYDARGREIAEDAGNSIIQLSEAEVARFKERSVPVIDRWVSEMEGRGIDGRALIETAKSLIKQYGG; encoded by the coding sequence ATGAAACGTCGAAATATTCTTAAATCTGCAGCAGCAGTAGCACTGGCCATTGGTCTGATGCCCAGCACCACGCTGGCACAGGAGGTGACACTGCGCCTGCACCAGTTTCTGCCAGCGCCAGCAACCGTGCCAAAGCACATTCTCAAACCCTGGGGCGCCGCCGTGGAGGAGCGCAGTGGCGGCCGTATCAAGATCGAACACTTCGATTCCATGGCACTGGGTGGCAAACCCCCTGGCCTAATTGATCAGGCGGTTGATGGCGTGGCGGATATCGTCATGACCGTGGTTGGCTATACTCCGGGCCGGTTCCCTAAAACCGAAGTCTTTGAATTGCCCTTTATGATGACCAATCCGGTCGCCACCTCGCAAGCCTTTCAGCATTTGGTCGAAACTGACCTGCAGGAGGGGGAGTACAAAGACATGAAGGTTCTGGGGGCCTGGGTTCATGGTCCGGGGGTTATTCATACCACCGATGGTGTGACCCGACCTGAAGACATGGAAGGGGTCAAAATGCGGGGGCCTACCCGTGTGATCAATGACTACCTCAAGGAACTGGGGGCCATTCCGGTTGGATTGCCACTGCCCGCCATTCCCGAGGCCCTGTCCAAGGGCGTGGTATCGGGCACTGTGATCCCCTGGGAGGTGACCCCTGCGATCAAGCTCTCCGAACTGGTTGGAAATCACACCGAGTTTGTTGGAGAAGAATCGCTGTATACCGCCACGATTGTCCTCGTGATGAACCGGGCCAAATACGACAGCCTGCCCGAGGATCTGCGCGCAGCAATCGATGCAGAATCTGGACAGGCGCTTTCGCAGATGGCTGCCGAAGTGATGTGGAGCTACGATGCTCGTGGCCGGGAAATTGCCGAAGATGCCGGGAACTCCATCATTCAGCTGTCAGAGGCAGAAGTCGCCCGGTTTAAGGAGAGATCCGTGCCCGTTATCGACCGCTGGGTCAGCGAAATGGAAGGGCGCGGCATTGATGGCCGTGCGCTGATTGAAACGGCCAAAAGCCTGATCAAGCAATACGGCGGCTGA
- a CDS encoding LysR family transcriptional regulator, whose protein sequence is MTQDPFALDFAALRTLRLVFAHGSFSRAAETLGVTQSTISYTMSRLREVFSDPLFVRQGAGMVPTDRCNEIVAQAGELIDRFETLTAQRQFDPAEASVEIGLSCNFYERVTILPHVTRILRREAPGIKLKVISSSAQGKQQLLRSESDLLIGPIRIEDSGYYRRSLLREEYTCVMDPSNPLAQTPLTIERFVKAPQVVVNYGGSFRSRFLVVMEASGHVPNTVMEVPSPANLPDILVQTDMIATVPSRIAQMFGDAVVSVPCPFPAELSIDLYWTARTHVSAPHMWLRSKIAEAASQIVD, encoded by the coding sequence ATGACCCAAGATCCCTTTGCTTTGGATTTCGCAGCTCTGCGTACGCTCCGCCTGGTTTTTGCCCACGGGAGCTTTTCACGGGCCGCCGAAACACTTGGCGTTACGCAATCGACAATCAGCTACACCATGTCCCGCCTGCGTGAGGTGTTCAGCGATCCACTGTTTGTGCGCCAAGGCGCCGGTATGGTGCCAACAGACCGCTGCAACGAGATCGTGGCCCAGGCCGGCGAGCTGATTGATCGGTTTGAAACCTTGACCGCGCAACGACAGTTTGACCCGGCTGAGGCCTCTGTTGAAATCGGGCTCAGCTGTAACTTTTACGAGAGAGTTACGATCCTGCCCCACGTGACCCGCATTCTGCGGCGTGAAGCGCCAGGCATCAAACTCAAGGTGATTTCCTCCTCCGCCCAGGGCAAACAGCAGCTGTTGCGCTCGGAAAGTGATCTTCTGATTGGCCCGATCAGGATCGAGGACAGCGGATACTACCGAAGATCGCTTTTACGCGAAGAATACACCTGCGTCATGGATCCATCTAACCCTCTTGCTCAAACCCCACTGACCATCGAGCGCTTTGTCAAGGCGCCGCAGGTGGTGGTGAACTACGGAGGCAGTTTCAGGTCTCGGTTTCTGGTGGTGATGGAGGCGTCCGGGCATGTGCCCAACACAGTGATGGAAGTCCCAAGCCCGGCCAATCTGCCCGACATTCTGGTGCAAACCGATATGATCGCCACTGTTCCCTCACGGATTGCCCAGATGTTCGGCGATGCGGTGGTATCGGTTCCCTGCCCCTTTCCAGCAGAGCTTTCAATCGATCTCTACTGGACCGCCCGGACCCATGTTTCGGCGCCGCATATGTGGTTGCGGTCCAAAATCGCCGAGGCTGCATCCCAAATTGTAGACTAG